The genomic DNA TGGATGCCATCCGTCTGAGCTTCCTGGAGATCGACTTCGTCACCGGGGCCGAGCGCTTCGTCGGCGTGCAGAACTTCGCCGAGATCTTCCAGTCGCCGAAGCTCGGGACGGTCCTGCTCAATACGCTGGTCTGGTCGCTCGGCTCGCTGGTCGGGCAGTTCGCGCTGGGTCTCGGCGCCGCACTGGTGATCAACCAGGACCTGCCCGGCATGCGCTTCGTGCGCTCGGTGCTGCTGATTCCCTACGTGGTGCCGGTGATCACCGTCGCGCTGTTCTGGCGCTGGATGCTCGACGGCACCTACGGCATCGTCAGCTACGGGCTGCAATCCGCGGCCCTGCTGGCGCCGAACCAGTCGCCGCTGGCCCTGCCGGCGGGCGCGATGACGAGCGTCGTGCTCGCCAACATCTGGCGCGGCTTCTCCTTCGTCATGATCTCCTACTGGGCGGCGCTGCAGAACATTCCCAAGGACCAGTACGAGGCCGCGTCCGTCGACGGCGCCAACTGGTGGCAGCAGTTCCGCTACGTGACGCTGCCGAACCTGGCCGAAGTCACGCGCACGCTGATCGTGCTGCGGGTCATCTGGACCGTCACCTACTTCGACCTGATCTGGCTGATCACGCGCGGCGGACCGGGCGGCTCCACCGAGCATTGGCCGATCTGGATCTACCAGGAGACGATGGGCTTCTTCCGGTTCGGCTATGGCGCGGCCCTGGCCACCACCCTGGCGGCGGGGCTGATGCTGCTCGCCCTGCTCTATCTGCGTTCGACGCGCGAGAAGGTGAACGCATGAGACGCCATCGAAGAATCAGGGCCGGCGTGGTCTATCTCGCCGCGCTCCTGCTGTTGCTGTCGGTGGGCTTTCCGCTGATCTGGATGCTGCTGTC from Variovorax sp. PBL-E5 includes the following:
- a CDS encoding carbohydrate ABC transporter permease yields the protein MDAARKMPGATLARSFRGRGARTGFLFAAPAILFLLVFVAYPIVDAIRLSFLEIDFVTGAERFVGVQNFAEIFQSPKLGTVLLNTLVWSLGSLVGQFALGLGAALVINQDLPGMRFVRSVLLIPYVVPVITVALFWRWMLDGTYGIVSYGLQSAALLAPNQSPLALPAGAMTSVVLANIWRGFSFVMISYWAALQNIPKDQYEAASVDGANWWQQFRYVTLPNLAEVTRTLIVLRVIWTVTYFDLIWLITRGGPGGSTEHWPIWIYQETMGFFRFGYGAALATTLAAGLMLLALLYLRSTREKVNA